One Gloeothece verrucosa PCC 7822 DNA window includes the following coding sequences:
- a CDS encoding glycosyltransferase family 2 protein, translating to MIIFYLIKKFSEKGLTFLTKFKLKAAILGVLLIGGLASSLGIEAFLETRNITHFFGLEVMEWTNLYRLWLPTFMSAIIAQIIMKISPEPKSWSRALIIIILLGITGRYLVWRATSTLNLATPLDGVFSIVIYGIELFFIFSLTVQLCLSLKIKDHSAELVPHPSPVLGKNTEFTPLVDIFIVTYNEPSFFIRRTVVGCQALDYPHKNVYVLDDGNRPEIKALARELGCDYITRLDNRYAKAGNLNNALVQTTGKLIAVFDADFVPTKNFLRRTVGFFQDEKMGLVQTNQSFYNADPVAKNLGVENILPEELENFYRYYQRLRNTVGATICNGSSFVVRRSHLEEIGGFVTESVSEDYFTGIRLTAKGYRLIYLNEKLSAGLAAENMSCYMIQRLRWCRGTLQAFFVNSNPLTIPGLLPIQRLANLEGILFWLTPIPRLILLITPFLFFVFNLEPYQVSSSDFIYFFMPYYILNILTFAWLNYHARSALISDIYSVSQCVPASIKAIEVLLNPFSERFKVTPKGISQKDFIFNAKLATPILILLGINLISFVNNFNIFFQPKLGINALLNQQFINSNILLFILTIYNLIVLAVSILIMIDAPQPDVYPSFDLQKAVKVYSDENVITGITRRISEVAAEIELPQLLKKDTLIEMEILENKLKLKARVKETVLNKNSCQTRVEWEQVSLNDYRNIVEMLFCTPNQWKLIKTPGELNCLWLLVRVLFKPKFLFKRRKS from the coding sequence ATGATAATTTTTTATCTTATTAAAAAGTTTAGTGAAAAAGGGTTAACGTTTCTGACAAAATTTAAATTAAAAGCTGCTATTTTGGGAGTGCTGTTAATCGGTGGTTTGGCAAGCAGCCTGGGAATAGAGGCGTTTTTAGAAACAAGAAACATTACTCATTTTTTCGGGCTTGAAGTCATGGAGTGGACTAATTTATATCGCTTGTGGCTCCCCACTTTTATGAGTGCAATTATTGCCCAAATTATCATGAAGATATCTCCTGAGCCTAAATCTTGGTCACGGGCATTAATTATTATAATTTTATTAGGGATTACAGGGCGTTATCTTGTCTGGCGAGCCACATCAACGCTCAATTTAGCAACGCCTTTAGATGGAGTATTCAGTATAGTAATTTATGGAATTGAACTGTTTTTTATTTTTAGTCTTACGGTGCAACTCTGTCTCAGTTTAAAAATCAAAGATCATAGTGCGGAACTCGTTCCGCACCCCAGTCCAGTGTTAGGGAAAAATACTGAATTTACTCCGTTAGTTGATATCTTTATTGTCACCTATAATGAACCCTCTTTTTTTATTCGGCGAACAGTTGTCGGTTGTCAAGCTTTAGACTACCCTCATAAAAATGTCTATGTTCTCGATGACGGAAATCGACCAGAAATTAAAGCACTGGCCCGCGAATTAGGTTGTGATTATATTACTCGATTGGATAATAGATATGCTAAAGCCGGAAATTTAAATAATGCTTTAGTTCAAACTACGGGAAAATTAATTGCTGTATTTGATGCAGATTTTGTTCCTACCAAAAATTTTCTTCGGCGAACAGTTGGCTTTTTTCAAGATGAAAAAATGGGATTAGTACAGACTAATCAAAGCTTTTATAATGCTGATCCTGTTGCCAAAAATTTAGGGGTAGAAAACATTTTACCTGAAGAACTCGAAAATTTTTATCGATATTATCAACGCCTGAGAAATACGGTAGGAGCAACAATTTGTAATGGTAGTTCTTTTGTGGTGAGAAGAAGCCATCTTGAAGAAATTGGGGGTTTTGTAACTGAGTCTGTCAGTGAAGATTATTTTACGGGAATTCGTTTAACGGCTAAAGGATATCGATTAATCTATTTAAATGAAAAACTAAGTGCAGGGTTAGCGGCTGAAAATATGAGTTGTTATATGATACAGCGTTTGCGATGGTGTCGTGGCACACTTCAAGCCTTTTTCGTTAATTCTAATCCTTTGACTATTCCAGGATTATTGCCTATACAAAGATTAGCTAATTTGGAGGGAATTTTATTTTGGTTAACTCCTATTCCTCGTTTGATCCTGCTTATTACTCCTTTCCTTTTTTTCGTTTTTAACCTTGAGCCTTATCAAGTTAGTTCTTCGGATTTTATCTACTTCTTTATGCCTTATTATATTTTAAATATTCTCACTTTTGCTTGGTTAAATTACCACGCTCGCTCTGCCTTAATTTCTGATATTTATTCAGTGAGTCAGTGTGTTCCTGCTTCTATTAAAGCCATAGAAGTGTTGCTGAATCCTTTTTCTGAAAGATTTAAAGTTACCCCTAAAGGAATTTCTCAAAAAGATTTTATATTTAACGCTAAGTTGGCGACACCAATTTTAATTTTATTGGGAATTAACCTGATTAGCTTTGTGAATAATTTTAATATATTTTTTCAGCCAAAACTAGGAATAAATGCTTTGCTCAATCAACAATTCATCAATAGTAATATTTTGCTTTTTATTTTGACCATATATAATTTAATCGTGCTTGCTGTTAGCATATTAATTATGATCGATGCACCTCAGCCAGATGTTTATCCATCGTTCGATTTGCAAAAAGCGGTTAAAGTTTATAGTGATGAGAATGTGATCACAGGGATAACAAGACGAATTTCTGAAGTAGCGGCAGAAATTGAACTCCCTCAATTGTTAAAAAAAGATACATTAATTGAAATGGAAATTCTTGAAAATAAATTGAAGCTAAAAGCAAGAGTTAAAGAGACGGTGTTAAATAAAAACTCTTGTCAAACTCGAGTAGAATGGGAACAAGTTAGTTTAAATGACTATCGAAATATAGTTGAGATGTTATTCTGTACTCCCAACCAGTGGAAGCTGATTAAAACTCCAGGAGAACTAAATTGTCTTTGGTTACTTGTACGAGTTTTGTTCAAACCGAAATTTTTATTTAAAAGGCGTAAGTCCTAA
- a CDS encoding glycosyltransferase family 39 protein gives MTNKLDHKFWNYGLILIILTLGIFFRFVNLDKKVYWHDEVYTKLHIAGYTYNEWQPVLFNGQIQSIENLQKYQRLTPQKGLYDTLKSLAIDDPHHPPFYYIICRFWVQQFGNSITTIRSLSACLSLLALPAIYWLCLELFSSQSVGEVAVCLLAISPLFVLYAQEAREYSLLIVIILVSSGAFLRAIRLTSSTSHTILSWGLYTLTLIMGLYTSLTTLLLILIQGLYLLIREPIRLTQTGISYLISVIASGLIFLPWIIVLITNYEKYQSANLWMKFIKIPSRLLFEFLGLNISRIFVDLGGEFENPLIWVVMGIILIVVGWGLWILYRTTSVKIWGFIFTLISVPILSLLLPDLLWGGVRSLSSRYLFFSWLGILLTVAYLLTTLAHQKRKIWPVMATIVFSAGIISCAVNAQSNTSWMKVISYSLPQVANIINQSSNPLLVGNQSSYNPGNLIALSYLLKPEAKFQLLSDEKTYIIPKGYRNIFLLSPSEQLSEKLEKSAGVKLEFVLGDNHLWLWKVKFLGLTPFK, from the coding sequence ATGACGAATAAACTGGATCACAAATTTTGGAATTATGGACTAATATTAATCATCCTAACGCTAGGGATTTTTTTCCGCTTTGTCAATTTAGATAAAAAAGTTTATTGGCATGATGAAGTATACACGAAATTACATATTGCTGGATATACTTATAATGAATGGCAACCCGTTTTATTTAATGGACAAATACAGAGCATTGAAAACCTACAAAAATATCAACGCCTAACTCCCCAAAAAGGTTTATATGATACCTTAAAAAGTCTAGCCATTGATGACCCTCATCATCCCCCTTTCTATTATATTATCTGTCGTTTTTGGGTTCAGCAATTTGGGAATTCTATCACTACCATTAGAAGCTTATCAGCTTGTTTAAGCTTACTGGCTTTGCCGGCAATTTATTGGCTATGTTTAGAGCTATTTTCTTCTCAAAGTGTCGGAGAGGTTGCCGTATGCCTTCTGGCTATTTCTCCTTTATTCGTTCTTTATGCTCAAGAGGCTCGTGAATATAGTCTCTTGATTGTCATTATTTTAGTATCTAGCGGCGCATTCTTGAGAGCCATCCGCTTAACTTCTTCTACTTCCCATACTATCCTGTCTTGGGGACTGTATACCCTCACGTTAATTATGGGATTATATACTTCTCTAACTACCCTTTTATTAATCCTCATTCAGGGACTATATCTGCTCATTCGCGAACCCATTCGCCTCACACAGACAGGCATCAGTTATTTAATTAGTGTGATAGCATCTGGGTTAATTTTCTTGCCTTGGATCATTGTATTGATCACTAATTATGAAAAGTATCAGAGTGCTAATCTTTGGATGAAATTTATCAAAATTCCTTCTCGACTTTTATTCGAGTTTTTAGGACTAAATATCAGTCGCATTTTTGTTGACTTGGGGGGAGAATTTGAAAATCCTTTAATCTGGGTTGTTATGGGGATAATTTTAATCGTGGTGGGATGGGGATTATGGATTCTTTATCGAACAACATCAGTCAAAATTTGGGGGTTTATTTTTACTTTAATCTCTGTTCCAATTTTATCTCTATTGCTCCCTGACTTACTCTGGGGAGGAGTACGCTCGCTGTCTTCTCGCTATTTATTTTTCTCCTGGTTAGGAATTTTATTAACAGTTGCTTATTTATTAACCACTCTAGCGCATCAAAAGAGAAAAATTTGGCCGGTGATGGCAACAATAGTTTTCTCTGCCGGGATCATTTCCTGTGCAGTTAACGCTCAGTCTAATACCTCATGGATGAAAGTAATTAGTTATAGTCTTCCTCAAGTCGCAAACATCATTAATCAATCTTCAAATCCTCTTTTAGTGGGAAATCAAAGCAGTTATAATCCAGGAAATTTAATCGCTTTAAGCTATCTGCTCAAACCCGAGGCAAAGTTTCAATTATTATCGGATGAAAAAACATATATTATCCCCAAGGGATATAGAAATATATTTTTACTCAGTCCTTCTGAACAGTTGAGCGAAAAATTAGAAAAATCCGCAGGGGTAAAGCTTGAATTTGTATTAGGCGACAACCATCTTTGGTTATGGAAGGTTAAGTTTTTAGGACTTACGCCTTTTAAATAA
- the dnaB gene encoding replicative DNA helicase: MVEYKSQISDHSLPPQNVEAEELILGGILFDPRAISRVADLLSAEVFYAQAHGDIYQAALTLHQQGKPTDLMTVSAYLEDQHLLEKVGGVNRLAQLIERTVSAANIDRYAAIIIDKYLRRQLINAGQDIVTLGHDTTTELETVFEESEKKIFNLTQKRPQEGLVQIAQPLMNAFTEMEKMQQKLLLPGISSGFYDLDAMTSGFQRSDLIIVAGRPSMGKCLSAASEIVLEDGSIATIEEIYHRRQGKLLTLQDNWEFELTEPSNFIDDGIKPVFRLTTKLGRSIETTITHPYLTLDGWRQLSTLKPGVKIAVPRQLNLFGRQNLPDYQIKVLAYLLGDSSLTGFYPQFTHENGLFQEDFKSAASQFTGNKDELSFFRKNDNKTDNIGLKKIVFFGKNTQTKTIPSIIFKLKRSLISLFLNRLFATNAGATVLKTGQFQIGYCTLSERLARQIQHLLLRFGIIAALKRRKIKDKETEKMAFQLDITDAQSIKTFIEEIGIFGQESPQQKVQEALAQPRNKTNRHLMPANIWQTLAEVQDKESWNLDNLPLQQLAVYWDEIVSIEYIGEQQVYDLTIPKTHNFIANDICVHNTSFALNIAHNIAKEQKGVVIFSLEMSKEQLAQRLLASEAQIDSNRLRAGRFGQNEYEKLARALGLISSLPIYINDQGNISVAQMRSQIRRLQSEQKGELGLILLDYLQLMEGGTDNRVQELSRITRSLKVLAREVNAPVIALSQLSRAVEARTNKRPMMSDLRESGCLSGDSLIALADRRVRVPMRNLVGQSGFAVWALNESTMKLEKAMVSKAFCTGIKPVFRLTTALGRSIKATANHQFLTIGGWKRLDELKINDHIALPRYLSSLSLQSVSDPELALSGTTLAQENLSRKRANQAAQIGQLTAENLANSDVYWDKVIFLEADGETEVYDLTVSRLHNFIANNIIVHNSIEQDADLIIMLYRDEYYHPDSHDRGVAEVIIAKHRNGPTGQVKLLFKPEFTQFLNLQQSRSNY; encoded by the coding sequence ATGGTAGAATATAAGTCGCAAATTTCAGACCATTCCTTACCCCCACAAAATGTTGAAGCAGAAGAACTGATTTTAGGAGGGATTTTATTTGATCCCAGAGCGATCAGTCGAGTGGCGGACCTTCTTAGTGCTGAAGTCTTTTATGCTCAAGCTCACGGCGACATTTATCAAGCCGCCCTAACTCTCCACCAACAAGGGAAACCCACCGATTTAATGACTGTATCCGCCTATTTAGAAGACCAACATTTATTAGAAAAAGTGGGGGGGGTGAATCGGTTAGCCCAATTAATTGAACGCACGGTATCGGCGGCTAATATTGATCGCTATGCAGCCATTATTATTGATAAATATTTACGTCGTCAGTTAATTAATGCCGGTCAAGATATTGTCACTTTAGGCCACGATACCACCACTGAGTTAGAAACAGTTTTTGAAGAGTCAGAAAAGAAAATTTTTAATCTGACTCAAAAGCGCCCTCAAGAAGGTTTAGTTCAGATTGCTCAACCCTTGATGAATGCTTTTACAGAAATGGAAAAGATGCAGCAAAAATTGTTACTGCCGGGAATTTCATCAGGATTTTATGATTTAGATGCCATGACTAGCGGCTTTCAACGTTCCGATTTAATTATCGTAGCAGGAAGACCGTCAATGGGAAAATGCTTAAGTGCCGCCAGTGAAATCGTTTTAGAAGATGGAAGTATAGCAACAATTGAAGAGATTTATCATCGTCGTCAAGGAAAATTATTAACATTACAAGATAACTGGGAATTCGAGTTAACTGAACCTTCAAATTTTATTGACGATGGGATTAAGCCGGTATTCCGTTTAACAACTAAACTGGGCCGATCTATTGAGACGACGATTACTCATCCTTATCTGACCCTTGACGGATGGCGACAGTTATCAACGCTTAAACCCGGGGTAAAAATTGCCGTTCCTCGTCAACTTAATCTATTTGGTCGCCAAAACTTGCCGGATTATCAGATTAAGGTATTAGCTTATTTGCTCGGCGATAGTAGTTTAACCGGTTTTTATCCACAGTTTACTCATGAAAATGGACTTTTTCAAGAAGATTTTAAGAGCGCGGCTAGTCAATTTACAGGTAATAAAGATGAGCTTTCATTTTTCAGAAAAAATGACAATAAAACAGATAATATAGGGTTAAAAAAAATAGTTTTTTTTGGAAAAAATACTCAAACAAAAACGATTCCTTCCATTATATTTAAATTAAAACGTTCATTAATCTCTCTATTTTTAAATCGTCTTTTTGCTACCAATGCTGGGGCAACTGTTCTTAAAACCGGTCAATTCCAAATAGGCTACTGTACCCTTAGCGAACGATTAGCTAGACAAATACAACATCTCCTGTTAAGGTTTGGCATAATAGCCGCTTTAAAACGGCGTAAAATTAAAGATAAAGAAACTGAAAAAATGGCTTTTCAGCTAGATATTACTGATGCTCAGTCTATCAAAACTTTTATTGAAGAAATAGGAATTTTCGGCCAAGAAAGCCCCCAGCAAAAAGTTCAAGAAGCTTTAGCTCAACCCAGAAATAAAACTAATCGGCATTTAATGCCTGCAAACATTTGGCAAACCCTAGCTGAAGTCCAAGACAAGGAAAGCTGGAATTTAGATAACCTTCCCTTGCAACAGTTAGCCGTATATTGGGATGAAATTGTCAGTATTGAATACATAGGGGAACAACAAGTTTATGATTTAACGATTCCCAAAACTCATAATTTTATCGCCAATGATATTTGTGTTCATAATACAAGCTTTGCTCTAAACATTGCCCATAATATTGCTAAAGAACAAAAAGGTGTTGTAATTTTTAGTCTTGAAATGTCGAAAGAGCAATTAGCCCAAAGATTATTAGCCAGTGAAGCCCAAATTGATAGCAACCGTTTACGCGCCGGAAGATTTGGGCAAAATGAATATGAAAAGCTGGCTAGGGCACTAGGGTTGATCTCGAGTTTGCCCATTTATATTAATGATCAAGGGAATATATCTGTTGCTCAAATGCGCTCTCAAATTCGGCGATTACAATCGGAACAAAAGGGAGAATTAGGCTTAATTCTTTTAGATTATTTACAATTAATGGAGGGCGGCACTGATAACCGAGTTCAAGAATTATCGAGAATTACTCGTTCTCTTAAAGTTTTAGCCAGAGAAGTTAATGCCCCAGTTATTGCCCTATCTCAATTGAGTCGTGCGGTGGAAGCGCGGACAAATAAACGCCCTATGATGTCGGATTTAAGAGAATCAGGCTGTTTGAGTGGTGATAGTTTGATCGCATTAGCTGATAGGCGCGTTCGTGTGCCGATGCGGAATTTAGTAGGTCAGTCAGGATTTGCTGTTTGGGCACTCAATGAAAGCACGATGAAATTAGAAAAAGCAATGGTCAGTAAAGCTTTTTGTACAGGAATTAAACCTGTTTTTCGTTTAACAACTGCTCTTGGCCGTAGTATCAAAGCAACAGCTAATCATCAGTTTTTAACGATTGGCGGCTGGAAGCGATTAGATGAATTAAAAATTAATGATCATATTGCTTTACCTCGATACTTATCTAGTCTTTCCTTACAAAGCGTGAGTGACCCTGAACTGGCTTTATCTGGAACAACACTTGCTCAAGAAAATCTAAGCCGTAAAAGAGCGAATCAAGCCGCCCAAATTGGGCAATTAACAGCAGAAAATTTAGCTAATAGTGATGTTTACTGGGATAAGGTTATTTTTCTTGAAGCTGATGGAGAAACCGAAGTTTACGATTTAACAGTTTCTCGTCTCCATAACTTTATAGCTAATAATATTATTGTTCATAATAGTATAGAACAAGACGCTGATTTAATCATTATGTTATACCGAGATGAATATTATCATCCTGATAGTCATGATCGCGGCGTAGCTGAAGTAATTATTGCTAAACATAGAAATGGCCCGACAGGACAAGTTAAACTTTTATTTAAACCCGAATTTACTCAATTTCTCAATCTCCAGCAAAGCCGTTCAAATTATTAA
- a CDS encoding helix-turn-helix domain-containing protein: MGLIRLRVRELAAERGWTLKEVAERSGVVYSTLRTYARSPGLATVDYTALDKLARTFDVMIEDIVEIVEY; this comes from the coding sequence ATGGGATTAATAAGATTACGTGTGAGGGAACTAGCGGCAGAAAGGGGATGGACCCTCAAAGAAGTAGCAGAACGTTCGGGAGTTGTTTATAGTACATTAAGAACCTATGCCCGCTCACCAGGGTTAGCCACAGTTGACTATACCGCTTTAGATAAATTAGCACGTACCTTTGATGTAATGATTGAAGATATCGTAGAGATCGTTGAATACTAA
- a CDS encoding reverse transcriptase-like protein: MSESTNIPIQVIDTPIMLFDGTTVSKATAGAAAAVLLMPNGRRYTVSQFLSKATQEEADYQGLIIGLQKAQKLGIRKLEIKGDSQAIFYQIKGLAKAQEPPIQRLHEQVIKLINRFEKISFELIAPEQNRSAITAVNRCIAEALGRESPSNTTSSKAASITPNVTRLIKLGSNARDEDYKNLTPEDDDFSSKSLAQLRQLVPNSIRDEIALYWDGQDDHLTEIYRWYLRGLSPDMAIRKVQIDTDNKEPKQEEEKLPWEGELLVNSDLESPAFEPVNPFISSPKSDSLEITETPDLIFPFTEETEEDEDLPPMDESGTSPQPQAVPADSTLNKPEPSLITLIGDYSKDTLPSDAKVMHIVELVRNLSLEEKTLLVQELVKSGELVNLMLKAIAEQMSSGQG, from the coding sequence ATGTCCGAGTCAACCAACATACCAATACAAGTGATTGATACTCCTATTATGTTATTTGATGGAACTACTGTCAGTAAAGCCACAGCAGGAGCGGCGGCGGCGGTGCTTCTGATGCCTAATGGCAGACGCTACACTGTTAGTCAATTTCTCTCTAAAGCAACTCAGGAAGAAGCCGACTATCAAGGTTTGATTATCGGACTGCAAAAAGCTCAAAAACTCGGCATTCGCAAGTTAGAAATTAAGGGAGATAGTCAAGCAATTTTTTATCAGATCAAAGGCTTAGCCAAGGCCCAAGAGCCGCCAATTCAGAGATTACATGAGCAAGTTATAAAACTTATCAATCGCTTTGAAAAAATCTCTTTCGAGTTAATCGCCCCTGAACAAAATCGTTCCGCTATTACCGCCGTTAATCGTTGTATTGCCGAAGCTTTAGGTAGAGAGTCTCCCTCCAACACCACCTCATCAAAAGCCGCAAGCATTACTCCCAATGTAACGCGGCTGATCAAATTAGGCTCTAATGCTAGGGACGAGGATTATAAAAATCTAACCCCCGAAGATGATGATTTTAGTTCAAAATCCTTAGCTCAATTACGACAATTAGTTCCCAATAGTATTCGAGATGAAATTGCTCTTTATTGGGATGGACAAGATGACCATTTAACCGAGATATATCGTTGGTATCTTCGGGGTTTATCTCCCGATATGGCCATCCGTAAAGTGCAAATTGATACAGATAATAAAGAGCCAAAACAAGAGGAAGAAAAATTACCTTGGGAAGGAGAACTCCTGGTTAATTCTGACTTGGAAAGCCCGGCTTTTGAACCGGTTAATCCTTTTATCTCTTCCCCTAAATCTGACTCTTTAGAAATAACGGAAACACCAGATTTAATTTTTCCCTTTACTGAGGAAACTGAAGAAGATGAAGACTTACCACCGATGGATGAGTCGGGAACAAGTCCCCAACCCCAAGCCGTGCCGGCTGATTCCACCCTCAATAAACCTGAGCCTTCCTTGATTACTTTAATAGGAGACTACAGTAAGGATACTTTGCCCTCCGATGCCAAAGTGATGCACATTGTTGAGTTGGTTCGTAATCTATCTTTAGAAGAAAAAACTCTTTTAGTGCAAGAGTTAGTTAAAAGTGGTGAGCTAGTGAATCTCATGCTTAAAGCGATCGCCGAGCAAATGTCTAGTGGACAAGGATAA
- a CDS encoding class I SAM-dependent methyltransferase, which translates to MQRILEPEVMDTQEEALEYDAMDFTEVNNAFAQRAMELAPNIAKVLDAGTGTARIPILICQQRPGWQVVAIDLAQSMLDIGRKNIEQANLTERIQLELVDSKQMPYPDHYFDVVLSNSLIHHLADPLPFLLSVKRVLKPGGAILLRDLLRPPTQTMINQMVEAIGPEYSQHQKQLFHDSLQAAFTLEEIQQLIARSGLEGLSLYQSSERHWTAERHSKVNSLC; encoded by the coding sequence ATGCAGCGAATCCTAGAACCCGAAGTTATGGATACCCAGGAAGAAGCTCTTGAGTATGACGCAATGGACTTTACAGAAGTTAATAATGCCTTTGCTCAACGAGCTATGGAACTTGCTCCTAATATAGCTAAAGTTTTAGATGCTGGTACAGGAACAGCCCGGATTCCTATTTTAATATGTCAACAACGCCCAGGTTGGCAAGTGGTGGCTATAGATTTAGCCCAGTCGATGTTAGATATCGGGCGCAAAAATATAGAACAAGCCAATTTAACCGAACGCATTCAGTTAGAATTAGTAGACTCTAAACAAATGCCCTATCCGGATCATTATTTTGATGTGGTCTTATCTAACAGCTTAATCCATCATTTAGCCGATCCGTTACCTTTTTTACTCTCAGTAAAGCGAGTTTTAAAACCCGGGGGTGCAATTTTGCTTCGAGACTTGCTTCGTCCCCCAACCCAGACAATGATCAACCAGATGGTAGAAGCAATCGGACCAGAGTATTCTCAGCATCAAAAACAACTGTTTCATGATTCCCTACAAGCGGCTTTTACTCTAGAAGAAATTCAACAGTTAATCGCTCGCTCCGGTTTAGAAGGATTATCTTTATATCAGTCCTCTGAGCGACATTGGACAGCAGAAAGACACTCAAAAGTTAACTCATTATGTTAG
- the truB gene encoding tRNA pseudouridine(55) synthase TruB, which yields MLGFLNLNKPAGWTSHDCVAKIRRLLKIKRVGHGGTLDPAATGVLPIAVGKATRLLPFLPDKKAYRARIRFGVITTTDDLQGEIIQTCPCSHLTLEEILLLLPQFIGTIEQIPPAYSAISVGGKRLYKLARQGEQVEVPTRRVEIDQIDNWVWYPGEYPELEIDISCGPGTYIRSLARDLGNLLAVGGTLAALTRTLSCGMNLVNSLSLQEIEALQNQGQLSVIPPQTALKHLLTITLSEQAAQRWCQGQAVNLSDQINLSSSDKVQVVQDEQKFLGIGEVKSVKNSSYAEPAIIPKVVLH from the coding sequence ATGTTAGGTTTTCTCAATCTGAACAAACCCGCCGGTTGGACTTCTCATGATTGTGTGGCTAAAATTCGGCGACTGTTAAAAATTAAACGAGTGGGCCATGGGGGAACGCTTGATCCAGCCGCTACTGGAGTGCTTCCCATTGCCGTAGGAAAAGCGACTCGTTTATTACCCTTTTTACCAGATAAAAAAGCTTATCGGGCCCGCATTCGTTTTGGAGTTATCACCACTACCGATGATTTGCAAGGAGAAATTATACAAACTTGTCCTTGTAGCCATTTAACTTTAGAAGAAATTCTACTCCTATTGCCTCAGTTTATTGGCACCATTGAACAAATTCCTCCCGCTTATAGTGCTATTTCTGTTGGTGGAAAACGTTTGTATAAATTAGCCCGTCAAGGAGAACAAGTCGAGGTTCCTACTCGTAGGGTTGAAATTGACCAAATCGATAATTGGGTTTGGTACCCTGGAGAATATCCGGAATTAGAAATAGATATTAGTTGTGGACCAGGGACTTACATCCGTTCGCTGGCTCGGGATTTGGGAAATTTGCTCGCTGTGGGCGGAACTTTAGCCGCTTTAACACGCACTTTATCTTGTGGCATGAATTTAGTTAATTCTTTATCCTTACAAGAAATTGAGGCCCTACAAAATCAAGGACAATTATCTGTGATCCCTCCCCAGACGGCTCTTAAGCATTTGTTAACTATTACTTTGTCTGAGCAAGCCGCTCAACGTTGGTGTCAAGGACAAGCCGTTAATTTATCTGATCAAATAAATTTATCCTCATCTGACAAGGTTCAAGTGGTTCAAGATGAACAAAAATT